One window from the genome of Sphaerotilus microaerophilus encodes:
- a CDS encoding Ig-like domain-containing protein, with product MAASTARPAVATKAASKPAVGSKSGPIPNLGTNDLVESYVPARLPEGMVTGVWGRAIIRPAGGQPRPLVVGDEVRKGDMILTSQNGIVQIKHDGTRLARVPDGESLENVIVAVNTGDAPPGAGGASGGSLQPGLRVDRLYEVVSAQDYAFDATQAGTGLAVRADVDNGVPTVATVEPGAPGAGDDAVPEGTAAANTLVYTVTLTRATTTVLTLPISIGGGTASADDYSGTATFSNGVTRNADGTLNVPAGVSSFTISIPTAPDATVEVDETVPVVVGGVLGTGVITNDDTAPVAADDAGAVTQDAQLTVSATDGVILSSTVAAGRDLDVDLDPLTVTAVRTGAEAGSGTAGSVGAALVGTYGSLTLNANGSYSYVADRADALGLGATALDTFTYTVSDGHGNTDSAQLVITVTGTNDVPVTVGSLADQTSQDGAAVTFPTASGFTDPDSGDTLAYSASGLPSGLSIDPTTGVISGTLPSNASVTDPYTIVVTASDGHGGSVTQTFTLTVTNPPPVAANDAGAVTEDSSLSVTAANGVVLSGSATSGRDADPDGDTLTVTSVRTGAETGSGTAGTLGTALVGTYGSLTLNADGSYTYVANNANALALGATALDTFTYTVSDGQGGSDSAQLVITVTGANDVPVTVGSLADQTSQDGAAVTFPTASGFTDPDSGDTLAYSASGLPSGLSIDPTTGVISGTLPSNASVTDPYAIVVTASDGHGGSVTQTFTLTVTNPPPVAANDAGAVTEDSSLSVTAANGVVLSGSATSGRDADPDGDTLTVTSVRTGAETGSGTTGTLGTALVGTYGSLTLNADGSYTYVANNANALALGATALDTFTYTVSDGQGGSDSAQLVITVTGANDVPVTVGSLADQTSQDGAAVTFPTASGFTDPDSGDTLAYSASGLPSGLSIDPTTGVISGTLPSNASVTDPYTIVVTASDGHGGSVTQTFTLTVTNPPPVAANDAGAVTEDSSLSVTAANGVVLSGSATSGRDADPDGDTLTVTSVRTGAETGSGTTGTLGTALVGTYGSLTLNADGSYTYVANNANALALGATALDTFTYTVSDGQGGSDSAQLVITVTGANDVPVTVGSLADQTSQDGAAVTFPTASGFTDPDSGDTLAYSASGLPSGLSIDPTTGVISGTLPSNASVTDPYTIVVTASDGHGGSVTQTFTLTVTNPPPVAANDAGAVTEDSSLSVTAANGVVLSGSATSGRDADPDGDTLTVTSVRTGAETGSGTTGTLGTALVGTYGSLTLNADGSYTYVANNANALALGATALDTFTYTVSDGQGGSDSAQLVITVTGTNDAPVPQADGLGATGNGTNEDTSASGNVLNNDQDADTPAADLRIVSFTIAGVGDSTVYSAGTTVTISGVGRFTLAADGSYSFVPAADYNNTSATAPVVHYTLTDGLAEATSQLKLQVTAVRDAIIDSESTWENRPVVIDLLDNDKFADSTAHITHLNGQAVTAGTGAEIPVLQNGVQVGTVSLGSDGKVTFEPATGYTNTVGNEASFTYTVSAGSSSETASVYIQVDPAIALSGLTPTKYWTFDNASGSTVSDESATTQQGTLTGGATLSAGHIGQAVVLNGSSGYVNLANASTTTNLLEGKGGMSASLAFWVKLDPGQTGGSVIGANSASTIDPGSNLGWGQVSADGHIGLVRGNQAVFGSTAINDGQWHHVVISYAQSPTDSKIQSATIWVDGSLDGSGFTFADGLLNVEFTGFGINNAKAATDGTSTYFKGTLDDIRVYSGVLTEDQVLAIHTAEAAQSGNSSADRLVLDNDQGSVSFAVAGNPLFIHLSGVPNGAKLTDGVNEVTIGTSGEASITNPASWNLQSLSLEGLGSRSALVSVDATLSDGSTVGKMTIDVVAGHSATTSTDTWTSGSGSDVFAWTLADAGASGSPGQDTIAGFNASSTKTAGGDVLDLRDLLVGEHAAAGAYNLENFLHVELPSGSATSTTLHVSSNGGFAGGNYAAGQETQVIELTQTQLASALGLATDATESAILKAMVEQGKLVVDP from the coding sequence ATGGCAGCCAGCACCGCCCGCCCCGCAGTGGCCACCAAGGCCGCTTCCAAGCCTGCAGTGGGCTCGAAGTCAGGCCCCATCCCCAACCTCGGCACCAACGACCTGGTCGAGAGCTACGTCCCGGCGCGCCTGCCCGAGGGCATGGTCACGGGCGTCTGGGGTCGCGCCATCATCCGTCCCGCAGGTGGGCAGCCGCGCCCGCTGGTGGTGGGTGACGAGGTCCGCAAGGGCGACATGATCCTCACGTCGCAGAACGGCATCGTGCAGATCAAGCACGACGGCACGCGGCTGGCCCGCGTCCCGGACGGCGAGTCGCTGGAGAACGTGATCGTGGCCGTCAATACCGGCGACGCCCCGCCGGGAGCCGGTGGCGCCAGCGGCGGCAGCCTGCAGCCCGGCCTGCGCGTGGACCGGCTCTACGAAGTGGTTTCTGCGCAGGATTACGCCTTCGACGCGACCCAGGCCGGTACCGGTCTGGCCGTGCGTGCCGACGTCGACAACGGCGTCCCCACCGTGGCCACCGTCGAGCCTGGCGCTCCAGGCGCCGGTGACGACGCGGTCCCCGAGGGCACCGCGGCCGCCAACACCCTGGTCTACACAGTCACCCTCACCCGGGCGACCACCACGGTGCTGACCCTGCCGATCAGCATCGGCGGAGGGACCGCTTCCGCCGACGACTACAGCGGCACCGCCACGTTCTCGAACGGCGTCACCCGCAACGCGGATGGCACGCTGAACGTCCCGGCCGGAGTGAGCAGCTTCACGATCTCGATACCGACAGCGCCCGACGCCACCGTCGAGGTCGACGAGACGGTACCGGTGGTGGTAGGGGGTGTGCTCGGCACGGGGGTGATCACCAATGACGACACGGCCCCTGTGGCAGCAGACGACGCGGGGGCGGTCACCCAGGATGCACAGTTGACCGTCTCAGCCACCGACGGCGTGATCCTGAGCAGCACGGTCGCCGCAGGGCGGGACCTTGACGTTGACCTTGATCCCCTGACGGTCACGGCCGTGCGCACCGGCGCAGAAGCCGGCTCCGGCACCGCCGGCAGCGTCGGCGCCGCCCTGGTCGGCACCTACGGCAGCCTCACCCTCAACGCCAACGGCTCCTACTCGTACGTGGCCGACCGCGCCGATGCGCTGGGGCTGGGCGCCACCGCCCTCGACACCTTCACCTACACCGTTTCCGACGGTCACGGCAATACCGACTCCGCCCAGCTGGTCATCACCGTCACGGGCACCAACGACGTGCCCGTCACCGTGGGCTCGCTGGCCGACCAGACCAGCCAGGACGGCGCCGCCGTCACCTTCCCCACCGCCTCGGGCTTCACTGACCCCGACTCCGGCGACACCCTGGCCTACTCCGCCTCCGGCCTGCCCTCCGGCCTGAGCATCGACCCCACCACGGGCGTCATCTCCGGCACCCTGCCCTCCAACGCCTCGGTCACCGACCCCTACACCATCGTCGTCACCGCCAGTGACGGCCACGGCGGCTCGGTCACCCAGACCTTCACCCTCACCGTCACCAACCCTCCTCCCGTGGCCGCCAACGATGCCGGCGCCGTCACCGAGGACAGCTCCCTCAGCGTCACCGCCGCCAACGGCGTCGTGCTCAGCGGCTCGGCCACCTCCGGCCGTGATGCCGACCCCGACGGCGACACCCTCACCGTCACCAGCGTGCGCACCGGTGCAGAAACCGGCTCCGGCACCGCCGGCACCCTCGGCACCGCCCTGGTCGGCACCTACGGCAGCCTCACCCTCAACGCCGACGGCTCCTACACCTACGTCGCCAACAACGCCAACGCCCTGGCCCTGGGCGCCACCGCCCTCGATACCTTCACCTACACCGTCTCCGACGGTCAGGGCGGCTCCGACTCCGCCCAGCTGGTCATCACCGTCACGGGCGCCAACGACGTGCCCGTCACCGTGGGCTCGCTGGCCGACCAGACCAGCCAGGACGGCGCCGCCGTCACCTTCCCCACCGCCTCGGGCTTCACTGACCCCGACTCCGGCGACACCCTGGCCTACTCCGCCTCCGGCCTGCCCTCCGGCCTGAGCATCGACCCCACCACGGGCGTCATCTCCGGCACCCTGCCCTCCAACGCCTCGGTCACCGACCCCTACGCCATCGTCGTCACCGCCAGTGACGGCCACGGCGGCTCGGTCACCCAGACCTTCACCCTCACCGTCACCAACCCTCCTCCCGTGGCCGCCAACGATGCCGGCGCCGTCACCGAGGACAGCTCCCTCAGCGTCACCGCCGCCAACGGCGTCGTGCTCAGCGGCTCGGCCACCTCCGGCCGTGATGCCGACCCCGACGGCGACACCCTCACCGTCACCAGCGTGCGCACCGGTGCAGAAACCGGCTCCGGCACCACCGGCACCCTCGGCACCGCCCTGGTCGGCACCTACGGCAGCCTCACCCTCAATGCCGACGGCTCCTACACCTACGTCGCCAACAACGCCAACGCCCTGGCCCTGGGCGCCACCGCCCTCGATACCTTCACCTACACCGTCTCCGACGGTCAGGGCGGCTCCGACTCCGCCCAGCTGGTCATCACCGTCACCGGTGCCAACGACGTGCCCGTCACCGTGGGCTCGCTGGCCGACCAGACCAGCCAGGACGGCGCCGCCGTCACCTTCCCCACCGCCTCGGGCTTCACTGACCCCGACTCCGGCGACACCCTGGCCTACTCCGCCTCTGGCCTGCCCTCCGGCCTGAGCATCGACCCCACCACGGGCGTCATCTCCGGCACCCTGCCCTCCAACGCCTCGGTCACCGACCCCTACACCATCGTCGTCACCGCCAGTGACGGCCACGGCGGCTCGGTCACCCAGACCTTCACCCTCACCGTCACCAACCCTCCTCCCGTGGCCGCCAACGATGCCGGCGCCGTCACCGAGGACAGCTCCCTCAGCGTCACCGCCGCCAACGGCGTCGTGCTCAGCGGCTCGGCCACCTCCGGCCGTGATGCCGACCCCGACGGCGACACCCTCACCGTCACCAGCGTGCGCACCGGTGCAGAAACCGGCTCCGGCACCACCGGCACCCTCGGCACCGCCCTGGTCGGCACCTACGGCAGCCTCACCCTCAACGCCGACGGCTCCTACACCTACGTCGCCAACAACGCCAACGCCCTGGCCCTGGGCGCCACCGCCCTCGATACCTTCACCTACACCGTCTCCGACGGTCAGGGCGGCTCCGACTCCGCCCAGCTGGTCATCACCGTCACCGGTGCCAACGACGTGCCCGTCACCGTGGGCTCGCTGGCCGACCAGACCAGCCAGGACGGCGCCGCCGTCACCTTCCCCACCGCCTCGGGCTTCACTGACCCCGACTCCGGCGACACCCTGGCCTACTCCGCCTCTGGCCTGCCCTCCGGCCTGAGCATCGACCCCACCACGGGCGTCATCTCCGGCACCCTGCCCTCCAACGCCTCGGTCACCGACCCCTACACCATCGTCGTCACCGCCAGTGACGGCCACGGCGGCTCGGTCACCCAGACCTTCACCCTCACCGTCACCAACCCTCCTCCCGTGGCCGCCAACGATGCCGGCGCCGTCACCGAGGACAGCTCCCTCAGCGTCACCGCCGCCAACGGCGTCGTGCTCAGCGGCTCGGCCACCTCCGGCCGTGATGCCGACCCCGACGGCGACACCCTCACCGTCACCAGCGTGCGCACCGGTGCAGAAACCGGCTCCGGCACCACCGGCACCCTCGGCACCGCCCTGGTCGGCACCTACGGCAGCCTCACCCTCAATGCCGACGGCTCCTACACCTACGTCGCCAACAACGCCAACGCCCTGGCCCTGGGCGCCACCGCCCTCGATACCTTCACCTACACCGTCTCCGACGGTCAGGGCGGCTCCGACTCCGCCCAGCTCGTCATCACCGTCACGGGCACCAACGATGCACCCGTGCCGCAGGCCGACGGACTTGGTGCGACCGGCAATGGCACCAACGAAGACACCAGCGCCAGCGGCAATGTGCTCAACAACGACCAGGACGCAGATACGCCTGCAGCGGACCTGAGGATCGTGAGCTTCACGATCGCCGGTGTCGGCGACAGCACCGTCTACAGCGCCGGTACGACGGTCACCATCAGCGGTGTCGGTCGATTCACGCTGGCGGCTGACGGCAGCTACAGCTTCGTTCCTGCCGCCGACTACAACAACACCTCGGCCACCGCTCCGGTCGTGCACTACACGCTGACGGACGGGCTCGCTGAAGCGACCTCCCAGTTGAAGCTGCAGGTCACCGCCGTGCGCGACGCCATCATCGACTCGGAGAGCACCTGGGAGAACCGCCCGGTGGTGATCGACCTGCTCGACAACGACAAGTTCGCTGACAGCACCGCCCACATCACCCACCTCAATGGCCAGGCGGTCACGGCGGGTACCGGCGCCGAGATCCCTGTGCTCCAGAACGGCGTGCAAGTCGGCACGGTCTCGCTGGGCAGTGATGGCAAGGTCACCTTCGAGCCGGCCACGGGATACACCAACACGGTCGGCAACGAAGCCAGCTTCACCTACACGGTCAGCGCCGGCAGCAGCAGCGAAACAGCCAGCGTCTACATCCAGGTCGACCCTGCCATCGCGCTGTCTGGTTTGACGCCGACCAAGTACTGGACCTTCGACAACGCCAGCGGATCGACCGTCTCCGACGAAAGTGCCACGACGCAGCAGGGCACGCTCACGGGCGGTGCGACCCTGTCGGCCGGCCACATCGGCCAGGCCGTGGTGTTGAACGGCAGCTCAGGCTACGTCAACCTCGCCAACGCCTCGACCACGACCAACCTGCTCGAAGGCAAGGGTGGCATGTCCGCCAGCCTCGCCTTCTGGGTCAAGCTCGATCCGGGCCAGACCGGAGGCAGCGTCATCGGCGCCAACAGCGCCAGCACCATCGATCCTGGCAGCAACCTGGGGTGGGGCCAGGTCAGCGCGGACGGACACATCGGCCTGGTGCGGGGCAATCAGGCGGTGTTCGGCAGCACGGCGATCAACGACGGCCAGTGGCATCACGTCGTGATCTCCTACGCGCAGAGCCCGACCGACTCCAAGATCCAGTCCGCCACCATCTGGGTGGACGGTTCCCTCGATGGCAGTGGCTTCACCTTCGCCGACGGCCTTCTCAACGTCGAGTTCACCGGCTTCGGGATCAACAACGCCAAGGCGGCCACCGACGGCACGTCAACCTACTTCAAGGGCACGCTGGATGACATCCGCGTCTACAGCGGCGTGCTCACCGAGGATCAGGTGCTGGCCATCCACACCGCCGAAGCGGCGCAAAGCGGCAATTCGAGCGCTGATCGCCTGGTGCTGGACAACGACCAGGGCAGCGTGAGCTTCGCTGTCGCGGGCAACCCGCTCTTCATTCACCTCAGTGGCGTGCCCAATGGCGCCAAGCTGACCGACGGTGTGAATGAAGTGACCATCGGCACCTCGGGTGAGGCCAGCATCACCAACCCGGCCAGCTGGAACCTGCAGTCCTTGTCGCTGGAAGGACTTGGGAGCCGTTCGGCCCTGGTGAGCGTGGATGCCACGTTGTCGGACGGCAGCACGGTCGGGAAGATGACCATCGACGTCGTCGCGGGCCACTCGGCCACCACCTCGACCGACACCTGGACATCGGGTTCCGGCAGCGACGTCTTTGCCTGGACACTGGCGGACGCCGGTGCATCTGGCTCGCCGGGGCAGGACACGATCGCAGGTTTCAATGCGTCGTCAACGAAGACGGCTGGGGGCGACGTGCTGGACCTGCGCGATCTCCTGGTGGGGGAGCACGCTGCAGCTGGAGCCTACAACCTGGAAAACTTCCTGCATGTCGAGCTGCCCTCCGGCAGCGCCACGAGCACCACCCTGCACGTCAGTTCAAACGGTGGCTTCGCGGGCGGCAACTACGCAGCCGGCCAGGAAACCCAGGTGATCGAGCTGACTCAGACGCAGTTGGCCTCAGCACTCGGCTTGGCCACGGATGCCACCGAGTCGGCCATCCTCAAGGCGATGGTCGAGCAAGGCAAGCTGGTGGTTGATCCCTGA
- a CDS encoding type I secretion system permease/ATPase, with amino-acid sequence MIPPRPGPAVGLRPAATGAQAGAAGRAPSPPSTPSPPHAPSAATPPAAARAPSAEATPPAGNATDTDRLREDLLHPDPLLDCLLEICRLHGVSASRASLAAGLPLDDGRLSLHLVERAAGRVGMSTRLQRAKPNRIDIATLPAILLLKDNDACVLLGWTKEGDARVLMPETGQGAVLMPRRELARRYSGVTLFVRPHFRFDERTPEVRPVRSGHWFWSAVASQRGVYRDVLWAAFLINVFALAFPIFTMNVYDRVVPNHAVETLWVLAVGLLLALGADLYMRLLRSRFVDEASSRIDVQLAGHLMERVLGMRLEHRPQSVGSFAANLRGYEQVRDFIASSTVTALVDLPFTLLFIAAMAWISPWLVLPVLIAFALILVVGFVLQHRLHELAQTTYQAGAQRNATLVEALTGIETIKTQAAESVIQARWERNNHFLAQTQVRMRELSAKANYGTSWLAQIVSLSVVVIGVQLITQRELTMGALIACTALASRALAPAGQIVALLMQYQGARTALQSLEKVMERPVEREASQAFLHRRELRGEIELRDVRFAYPGRDDAVIDGVSLRIAAGDRVALIGRVGSGKTTLQKLMLGLYQPSEGAVLLDGIDLRQLDPADVRRNLAYVSQDVTLFYGTLRENITLGLPYADDQAVVNAADTACLLEFVNRHPRGFDLAVGERGELLSGGQRQAVGIARAVLHQAPILLLDEPTSAMDFSTEAQITRKVSDFAMDKTVVLVTHRTSMLALVNRVIVIDGGKVVADGPRDRILEALQAGRIARAA; translated from the coding sequence ATGATCCCTCCCCGCCCGGGCCCGGCCGTCGGCCTGCGTCCTGCCGCCACGGGTGCCCAGGCCGGCGCCGCCGGCCGCGCACCATCCCCGCCGTCCACTCCGTCCCCACCCCACGCCCCCTCTGCCGCCACGCCCCCCGCTGCAGCCAGAGCGCCATCGGCAGAGGCCACACCACCAGCCGGCAACGCCACCGACACCGACCGCCTGCGTGAGGACCTGCTGCACCCCGATCCGCTGCTGGACTGCCTGCTCGAAATCTGCCGCCTGCACGGCGTGAGCGCCTCACGCGCCTCCCTGGCCGCCGGGCTGCCGCTGGACGATGGGCGCCTGTCGCTGCACCTGGTCGAGCGCGCGGCCGGCCGCGTGGGCATGTCCACGCGCCTGCAGCGCGCCAAGCCGAACCGCATCGACATCGCCACGCTGCCGGCCATCCTGCTGCTCAAGGACAACGACGCCTGCGTGCTGCTGGGCTGGACCAAGGAGGGTGACGCCCGCGTGCTGATGCCAGAGACTGGCCAGGGCGCCGTGCTGATGCCCCGGCGCGAACTGGCGCGCCGCTACAGCGGCGTGACGCTGTTCGTGCGGCCGCACTTCCGCTTCGACGAGCGCACGCCCGAGGTGCGCCCGGTGCGCTCCGGCCACTGGTTCTGGAGCGCCGTCGCCAGCCAGCGCGGCGTCTACCGGGACGTGCTGTGGGCGGCCTTCCTGATCAACGTCTTCGCGCTGGCCTTTCCGATCTTCACGATGAACGTCTACGACCGCGTGGTGCCCAACCACGCGGTGGAGACCCTCTGGGTGCTGGCCGTCGGCCTGCTGCTGGCGCTGGGCGCAGACCTCTACATGCGGCTGCTGCGCAGCCGCTTCGTCGACGAGGCCAGCTCACGCATCGACGTGCAGCTGGCCGGCCACCTGATGGAGCGCGTGCTCGGCATGCGGCTGGAACACCGGCCACAGTCGGTGGGCTCCTTCGCCGCCAACCTGCGCGGCTACGAGCAGGTGCGCGACTTCATCGCCTCCTCCACCGTCACCGCGCTGGTGGACCTGCCCTTCACGCTGCTGTTCATCGCCGCGATGGCCTGGATCTCGCCCTGGCTGGTGCTGCCGGTGCTGATCGCCTTCGCGCTGATCCTGGTCGTCGGCTTCGTCCTGCAGCACCGCCTGCACGAGCTGGCGCAGACCACCTACCAGGCCGGCGCGCAGCGCAATGCCACGCTGGTGGAGGCGCTCACCGGCATCGAGACGATCAAGACGCAGGCGGCCGAGTCGGTCATCCAGGCGCGCTGGGAGCGCAACAACCACTTCCTGGCGCAGACCCAGGTGCGCATGCGCGAGCTGTCGGCGAAGGCCAACTACGGCACCAGCTGGCTGGCGCAGATCGTTTCGCTCAGCGTGGTGGTGATCGGCGTGCAGCTGATCACGCAGCGCGAGCTGACCATGGGCGCGCTGATCGCCTGCACCGCATTGGCCTCGCGCGCGCTGGCCCCGGCCGGGCAGATCGTGGCCCTGCTGATGCAGTACCAGGGCGCGCGCACGGCGCTGCAGTCGCTGGAGAAGGTGATGGAGCGGCCGGTCGAGCGCGAGGCCAGCCAGGCCTTCCTGCATCGGCGCGAGCTGCGCGGCGAGATCGAGCTGCGCGACGTGCGCTTTGCCTACCCTGGGCGCGACGACGCGGTGATCGACGGTGTCAGCCTGCGCATCGCCGCGGGCGACCGCGTCGCCCTGATCGGCCGGGTGGGTTCGGGCAAGACCACGCTGCAGAAGCTCATGCTCGGCCTGTACCAGCCCAGCGAGGGCGCAGTGCTGCTCGACGGCATCGACCTGCGCCAGCTCGACCCGGCCGATGTGCGCCGCAACCTCGCCTACGTCTCGCAGGACGTGACGCTGTTCTACGGCACGCTGCGCGAGAACATCACGCTGGGCCTGCCCTACGCCGACGACCAGGCGGTGGTCAACGCCGCCGACACCGCCTGCCTGCTGGAGTTCGTCAACCGCCACCCGCGTGGCTTCGACCTGGCGGTGGGCGAGCGCGGCGAGCTGCTCTCCGGCGGCCAGCGCCAGGCCGTGGGCATCGCCCGCGCGGTGCTGCACCAGGCGCCGATCCTGCTGCTCGACGAGCCCACCAGCGCCATGGATTTCTCCACCGAGGCGCAGATCACCCGCAAGGTGTCCGACTTCGCGATGGACAAGACCGTCGTGCTCGTGACGCACCGCACCTCGATGCTCGCCCTGGTCAACCGCGTGATCGTGATCGACGGCGGCAAGGTCGTCGCCGACGGCCCGCGCGACCGCATCCTCGAAGCCCTGCAGGCCGGGCGCATCGCGAGGGCCGCCTGA
- a CDS encoding NUDIX hydrolase, translated as MHLTRRIKHCRECGTPVEYRIPDDDNRERATCPACTTIHYENPLNVVGTVPVWEDQVLLCRRNIEPRRGFWTLPAGFMELGETTAEGALRETIEEAGARIELLPLYTVLNVVPAGQVHFFYRARLLDTRFDPGPETIEVGLFRETELPWSEIAFRTVRMTLEHYFADRRHGHFGTHCGDIA; from the coding sequence ATGCACTTGACGCGCCGCATCAAGCACTGCCGCGAATGCGGTACCCCGGTCGAATACCGGATCCCGGACGACGACAACCGGGAACGCGCGACCTGCCCGGCCTGCACCACCATCCACTACGAGAACCCGCTCAACGTGGTCGGCACCGTGCCGGTGTGGGAGGACCAGGTGCTGCTGTGCCGGCGCAACATCGAGCCGCGCCGCGGCTTCTGGACCCTGCCAGCGGGCTTCATGGAACTGGGCGAGACGACCGCCGAAGGCGCGCTGCGCGAAACCATCGAGGAAGCCGGCGCACGCATCGAACTGCTGCCGCTGTACACCGTGCTGAACGTGGTGCCGGCCGGCCAGGTGCATTTCTTCTACCGCGCGCGGCTGCTGGACACCCGCTTCGACCCCGGTCCGGAGACCATCGAGGTGGGGCTGTTCCGGGAGACCGAACTGCCCTGGTCCGAGATCGCCTTCCGCACCGTGCGCATGACGCTGGAACACTATTTTGCGGACCGGCGCCACGGCCACTTCGGCACGCACTGTGGCGACATCGCCTGA
- the maiA gene encoding maleylacetoacetate isomerase: MELYSYFRSSAAFRVRIALALKGLPHDYRAVHLVRNEQADPTYAAVATHRLVPSLVDGGQVLSQSLAIIEYLDETYPQPRLLPADALGRARVRALALDIACEIHPLNNLRVLRYLVKELGASEDAKNAWYRHWVEAGLESVERRLTADGATGLYCHGDTPGLADCVLVPQIFNAQRFDCRLDHVPTVMRVFDACMALPAFQAAQPSACPDAEN; this comes from the coding sequence ATGGAGCTGTACAGCTATTTCCGCTCATCCGCGGCGTTCCGGGTGCGCATCGCCCTCGCGCTGAAGGGCCTGCCGCACGACTACCGTGCGGTCCACCTGGTGCGCAACGAGCAGGCCGATCCCACCTACGCCGCGGTGGCCACGCACCGGCTGGTGCCCTCGCTGGTCGATGGGGGCCAGGTGCTGAGTCAGTCTCTGGCCATCATCGAGTACCTCGACGAGACCTACCCGCAGCCGCGGCTGCTGCCGGCAGATGCCCTGGGCCGGGCGCGGGTGCGCGCGCTGGCGCTGGACATCGCCTGCGAGATCCACCCGCTGAACAACCTGCGTGTGCTGCGCTACCTGGTCAAGGAACTGGGGGCCAGCGAAGACGCCAAGAACGCCTGGTACCGTCACTGGGTCGAGGCCGGCCTGGAATCGGTCGAGCGCCGCCTGACCGCCGACGGTGCCACCGGCCTGTATTGCCATGGCGACACGCCCGGCCTGGCCGACTGCGTGCTCGTGCCGCAGATCTTCAATGCGCAGCGTTTCGACTGCCGGCTGGACCACGTGCCCACCGTGATGCGCGTCTTCGACGCCTGCATGGCGCTGCCAGCCTTCCAGGCTGCGCAGCCGTCGGCCTGCCCCGATGCGGAGAACTGA
- a CDS encoding HlyD family type I secretion periplasmic adaptor subunit, with protein sequence MNDRLISLGRRLLRTLEALRTRLDPLTRRLLGPTVADEAGGRTVTSYDLEADELLSRESTARAQRIVRAAVLVIVLLIVWSAFAPIDEVTRGDGKVIPSRQLQVVQSLDGGVVSEILVREGQEVESGQLLLRIDVTRATSGVRESASQTFSLQVRRARLKALAEGSPFLPPTAPANDLEAQRTIDEERNLYQARVSELAAMVSINRQQLMQREQELSEARSRRSSAQRSLDISRQELAKTRPLLKSGAISEVEVLRIERDVSRASGEVEQTGAQIARVQAAIGEAQRKITETELSFRNEARKEMSDVLARLNALNEGAVALADKVDKAQVKSPVRGRVQRLLANTVGGVVQPGKDIVEIVPLDDALVLEARVQPKDIAFIHPGQPATVKFSAYDFSIYGGLSAKVENISPDTQVDERGNAFYVVRVRTDTVHFSEQQPIIPGMTAEVDILTGKKTVLSYLLKPVLKAKAYALRER encoded by the coding sequence ATGAACGACCGCCTGATCTCGCTGGGCCGGCGCCTGCTGCGCACGCTGGAGGCGCTGCGCACGCGGCTCGACCCGCTCACGCGCCGCCTGCTCGGCCCCACTGTGGCCGACGAGGCCGGTGGCCGGACCGTGACCAGCTACGACCTGGAAGCCGACGAGCTGCTCTCGCGCGAATCCACCGCCCGCGCCCAACGCATCGTGCGCGCCGCGGTGCTGGTGATCGTGCTGCTGATCGTCTGGTCCGCCTTCGCCCCGATCGACGAGGTCACGCGCGGCGACGGCAAGGTCATCCCCTCGCGCCAGTTGCAGGTGGTGCAGTCGCTCGACGGCGGCGTGGTCTCCGAGATCCTGGTGCGCGAGGGCCAGGAGGTCGAGTCCGGACAGCTGCTGCTGCGCATCGACGTGACCCGCGCCACCTCCGGCGTGCGCGAGAGCGCCTCGCAGACCTTTTCGCTGCAGGTGCGGCGCGCCCGGCTGAAGGCGCTGGCCGAGGGCAGCCCCTTCCTGCCGCCCACGGCCCCGGCCAACGACCTGGAAGCACAGCGCACCATCGACGAGGAGCGCAATCTGTATCAGGCACGGGTTTCCGAACTCGCCGCGATGGTTTCCATCAACCGCCAGCAACTGATGCAGCGCGAACAGGAATTGAGCGAGGCCCGCTCGCGCCGGTCCTCGGCGCAGCGCAGCCTGGATATTTCGCGCCAGGAACTGGCCAAAACGCGGCCGCTGCTCAAGTCCGGCGCAATTTCCGAAGTCGAGGTGCTGCGCATCGAACGCGACGTGAGCCGCGCCAGCGGCGAGGTCGAACAGACCGGCGCCCAGATCGCCCGCGTACAGGCGGCCATCGGCGAGGCCCAGCGCAAGATCACCGAAACCGAGTTGTCATTTCGCAACGAAGCACGCAAGGAAATGTCAGATGTGCTGGCGCGTTTGAATGCCCTCAACGAAGGGGCCGTTGCGCTGGCCGACAAGGTGGACAAGGCCCAGGTCAAATCCCCGGTGCGCGGGCGGGTGCAGCGCCTGCTCGCCAATACCGTGGGCGGCGTGGTTCAACCGGGCAAGGACATCGTTGAAATCGTGCCCCTCGACGACGCCCTGGTGCTGGAGGCAAGGGTGCAGCCCAAGGACATCGCCTTTATCCATCCGGGTCAACCCGCCACGGTGAAGTTCAGCGCCTACGATTTCTCCATATATGGCGGCCTGTCGGCCAAGGTCGAGAACATCAGCCCGGATACCCAGGTCGATGAGCGTGGCAACGCGTTTTATGTCGTGCGCGTGCGCACCGACACCGTCCATTTCAGCGAGCAGCAACCCATCATCCCGGGCATGACGGCCGAGGTGGACATCCTGACGGGCAAGAAAACCGTGCTGTCGTATTTGCTCAAACCCGTGCTCAAGGCCAAGGCCTACGCATTGCGCGAGCGCTGA